The Eptesicus fuscus isolate TK198812 chromosome 20, DD_ASM_mEF_20220401, whole genome shotgun sequence genome contains the following window.
AAACATATAAAAGTTTCTGGTGTGACTTGTGCTCTGCACCTTTCCCCCGTGACATTCCAAAGCATCCTACCAAGTGGCTATgggtacccattttacagatgggaaacctAGGTGCCAGTGGTTACACAGTGCAGTGGTTGTTAGGAGTTGCCCTTCTCTTCCAGGGCCAGGTGGGAGGTatgggagagacagaggggaggggggaggggggacctgtGTAGTGTCTTCCCCAATCCCtgcaggaggagagaagaggctcAGGGCAGAACCCCTGGATAAGTGGGAAACCTCTCGGGAGCTGCTGAAAGGCTGGAAGTGAAAAAGTCTGGAGAAGCAAAGACTGTGCTGCCAGGTGGGAGGTGGGTAGAAgcgaggccagggctgctgggggaaGCCTGATCTGGAGGCCTAGTCAGAGACCTCGCTGTAGTAGTACTTGTGGGCAGCTGGGGTCGTCTTCCAGCCAGCTGCCCGGAACTCGATGatctccagcagcagcagctgggccagGGAGCGGAGGTCGGTCAGGAGCAGGAAGCCATCCCGGATCAGGACAAAGAGCTCATCCATTCGCTGCCTGTTcatcttctccagctgctccCCAACGCGGTGCAGCTGCAGCACCAGGCAGTCCACCTGCAGGGACCGTGGGAGGTGAGCCCCGGCAGGGCCAGCCTGTCGCACAGAGCAGCCATTTACTGAGCTCTCGCTGCGTGCCAGACACTGCGTGGCCCTAGACACGCATTTTCCCACTTCATCCTCACACCGCCCAGTGGGTAGTACCCATATCTTACGTGACAGGAAGCAAGTTCAGGGACTTTCCTAAGGTCTTTCATCAGGGCCCGGCGGACACAGGCCCTGTCTGCAAACTGCAGCTGAACCCCGCTTCCTCCCCCCACACTGCCTGGCCCTGGGTTGGTTTCTGGCCAGCAGTGTCCACAGCTGGCCCAGGCTCCCGCCATTCTGTAGGTTGGCTGTCCTGCTGGGAGGAAGCCGCTGAGCCAGGAGGTTTTGGCTGCTCTCTGCTCTGGGTCAATTCCAGACTTGCAGCTTGTCCTGTAACTGACAGGCCGTAACGGCCCCACCCGGCTCCTGCCCCAGCAAGGGATGCCCTCAAGCCTCCACGGACCCTGGGCTGGTCTGAGCTGAGCTAAagcctgcccaccccccagccttCCGGGCCAGggccacccacctcctcctcctcgctcagACTGTCGGGCTGGGCCAGCCGGAAGAGGCAGTCATAGACGGGGTTCACCAGGGCCATCATGGGCATGTTGTTCACCTGTTGGGGATAGCAGGGGTCAAAGCACTGGCTTAGTGGCCTCAGGAGACAGGCTGTCTGCTGCACGGGCGTGGCTGCGGTGGCCTCACCCTCAAGTAGTCGAAGATGTTGCAGATGAAGGTGACATAGCAGACCCAGCCCCGCGGGGAGCGGGCGCGCAGCTGCTCCCGAGCCTGGTACTCCTGCTGCAGCCGGTTGAGGAGTCCACGCCGGAAGACACTCTGGCCTGCTTGCTTGCTCTCTGCCTGTGAGCCAGAGGAAGGATGGCGGCGTTAGGGGCGGGCAGTGCCATCGCAACCCCACCTGAGCTTCCGTGGCTGAGGACCCTCTCgtcctcctctctctgcctgagGGAAGTCCTTCGCATCTCTGCCCACTCCTGGAGCCAAGTGTCTCCCCTCTTCTCCACCAACGCTACCCAACCTGAATAATGGCATAGCACATGCGTCCTGCTTCCTTGCTGAACACGCGGTCCTGCAGAGAATGGTCCACAATCACATTGGCCACTTTCTCCAAGTCCACGGCACCTGGATCTGGGGtagagacaggcaggcaggctcgACCTGCTTAATTAGCACATTtgcctccacctgctcctgaggaggACTGGGGATGTTTACGAAAGGCACAACCATTACATGCTTACATTTCACTCAGAGATCAGAAAACACGGCAGCCACACAGGCAGCTCCGCCTGGAGCCTCCGAGGCCCAGTCAGAGGCCACGGGAAGGTCAGTAGCTGACAGGCTAATCAAAGAACGCTAGTTTTTGAGGACCTCTTGTGGCACAGGCTGAGGAAGGAACACCGTCTTTGACAGCAATTTTACAGGAGCAAGTGTTCCCATAACACCCCCATGAACCCCTGACATGAgcaggccaggcagggcctcccCCACAAGCTCAGCTTGGCATGTGATGGGCACTGCCCATTGTTAACCGAGTCAAACTTCGGTCCTGAGTGCTGCGGGGAGGCCTTGGTCCAGGACAAGGACCCTGTCTCCTCTGCCAAGCAGAACACTCCATCCTCGGACCCAACTCGGGCAGCTCTGCACGTTCAAGAGCACTGGCTGCAGCAACCCAGAAACCAGGTCCAATGTAAGGACTTACAGAGCGGAACTGTTCTCTGTGCCCCACGCCCCTTTCATGAGCACCTAAAAGTTacaaggccctggccggtttggctcagtggatagagcgtcggcctgtggactgaggggtcccaggttcgattctggccaagggcacatgcctgggttgcaggcttgatccccagtggggggggggggtgggtgcagcgggcagctgatcaatgattctctctcatcattgatgtttctatctctctattcctctcccttcctctctaaaatcaataaaaaataattttaaaaatgttacaagGAAGGCTTTACATACTGAGGTGACTATGATTCACACTCCCAAATACTGGCCTGAATGTAGCTCTCTTTTGGTTTGAGAGTTATGTTGCTGACTCCTGTTCACAGAAATTGAAGGGGGACAGAGGACTGGACATTCCCAGGCTAAGGCTCAGTCCTCCGGTCCTGGCCCCGTGGCCCCGTGGCCCCGTGTCTGCAGCTCCAAACCCAGGCTCAGGAGGGCTCCCCATGCTCACCTTTGAGTGCTGTCTTCAGCAGCTGCTGGGTCTCTGCATCGAAAGACTGGATTTTATACTCCTCTCTACCAGGCTCCCCCATGGCATCGGCCCAGCAGCTCTGTACTGGGCGGGGTTAGGGACAGCACCTGGGGAGGACGGGAGGGGACGGGGGAGGCCTCAGATGTGGAGAGCGAGGCCGGGATTCCCAGACTGCAGGCCCAGCTGGGCTGGCCACTGCTGGGGACAGGTACTCCTGGGCAGTCCTTGGCATTTGACAGTTGGCTGAGTGCCCACCAAGCTTGGCTTCTGGTGGAGACTGGGCACCAGCCAAGCACCTGCTGTTTAGTTTAGGAACCCGTGGAGCTTCTGGGATTACATAAGAGCAAGAGACGAAGCGTGAAAGCGCCTACCCTCCAGTCCCAACAGGAGGCAGTTATTCTCAGCTGataccaggggtggggtggggtgcgctgggctgggggcgcagGCACTTGCCTGCCCATATAAACCGGCTTGAAGCTGCTGGCTCCGCAAGATTCTGGGCGAATGAGAAGgctggggggttggagggggggaggggggctcctgTCCCAGCTTTAGCCAGAGCACTTCTGTCCTCAGAGCCCTTCCACACCTCGCGGAGGGCGGGCCTGAGCGGAGTGTGGAGACGTCTTTGCCGCCCTGCTGGTTGGAGCCCAAACTCCCCGTCCCGGTCAGCGTCTCCCCGGGACGGACTGGTTCTACCGGCCTCCGGCGCGGCAGAACTCCAGCCCTGCCCACTCAGGACTCCAGCTCCTCGGCCGGTCCATTCTGGGTCCTTCACCTTCCGGACTCGGTGCCACCCCCCTGGTCAAGGGAGACGACCTTAGGGGTCTCCAGACCCGGGCAGCTTCCCTCAGCCCGGGACGCCGCTCCCGGCGGTGCAGGACCGGCAGCAGACCCCGCCGGCCGGTGTCCCGCAGGAGAGAGAGGCGGCGTGAGCGCCAGGACCCACCTGCCCGGCCGGTGCCGCGCCCGCGAGCCCGGAGCCCGTTCGGCGGGCATGGTGCGCGCCACCCACGTCCGCGCCACCGCCGGTGAGAACCGCGCCTGGCGGCGGCTTAGGTCATTTCCTACCGCGGCgccggggcggggtgggcggggcctgcgggtgggcggggccctggcgggcggggcggaggcggctTCTCCCCGCCAGCGCCACCTGCCGGAGCCCCGGTGACGCGACTCTCACCGCCTGGCCTGCCCCGAGGCCCTCGGCgtggggcggggccggggtgcCGGGACCCCCGCGACACCGCTGCCACTGCCCCTGCTCTCCTCACCCGGTTCGCCCCGGCCTGTCCGGGACCAGGACCGCTCGTCGGCGCTGGGCCGGACCCGCTGCTCCGCCCGCATGAAGCCCGGGGTCTCGCGATGCCCCACGCCGGGGCTCAGGTGAAAACCGTCAGGAGCCTCCGCGGGGCGCGCGGCgtgggaggggccgtgggggCGTGGCCCGTGCCCGGGCGGCCGGAGGGAGCCGGGGGAAGGGCAGCGATGGGTTGAGGGGCGGGTGCTGGCCGCGTTTCCCTCCACCCCCTAAGTTAAGAGAAGGGCAGGGGCGGAAGGGCTGGATC
Protein-coding sequences here:
- the MIF4GD gene encoding MIF4G domain-containing protein isoform X1 produces the protein MGEPGREEYKIQSFDAETQQLLKTALKDPGAVDLEKVANVIVDHSLQDRVFSKEAGRMCYAIIQAESKQAGQSVFRRGLLNRLQQEYQAREQLRARSPRGWVCYVTFICNIFDYLRVNNMPMMALVNPVYDCLFRLAQPDSLSEEEEAGPAGAHLPRSLQVDCLVLQLHRVGEQLEKMNRQRMDELFVLIRDGFLLLTDLRSLAQLLLLEIIEFRAAGWKTTPAAHKYYYSEVSD
- the MIF4GD gene encoding MIF4G domain-containing protein isoform X2, with translation MGEPGREEYKIQSFDAETQQLLKTALKDPGAVDLEKVANVIVDHSLQDRVFSKEAGRMCYAIIQAESKQAGQSVFRRGLLNRLQQEYQAREQLRARSPRGWVCYVTFICNIFDYLRVNNMPMMALVNPVYDCLFRLAQPDSLSEEEEVDCLVLQLHRVGEQLEKMNRQRMDELFVLIRDGFLLLTDLRSLAQLLLLEIIEFRAAGWKTTPAAHKYYYSEVSD